One stretch of Candidatus Brocadiaceae bacterium DNA includes these proteins:
- a CDS encoding ABC transporter permease, whose product MSGSKRFVCLFYAITIIFILSVCWLFLSNLGYTNTPSVLELFGRPWFWKSVKLSLLTSFVTTMIAICVGIPASYALSRFNIPGKTIIDILFASVIVLPASTIGLCLMVAFQYEPILKIQQALGFRVVHSIPSIIIAQLVLALAFGIKAWRVAFDDVNPRYEHVARSLGSSRMRTFWKVILPLAKEGILAGIILAWTRAMAEFGAVLLFSSTFRNRDESQFSHITKFLGIDRADILPVGMWMEIEGGNIEQGIAIGFVLVTITFMSVYALNKISGKGLQARKI is encoded by the coding sequence ATGTCCGGTAGCAAGCGGTTCGTATGTTTATTCTATGCAATAACTATTATATTCATTTTAAGTGTCTGTTGGCTGTTTTTAAGCAATCTTGGATATACAAATACACCATCTGTTTTAGAATTGTTTGGCAGGCCATGGTTCTGGAAATCTGTTAAACTGAGTCTGTTAACATCATTCGTTACGACGATGATAGCAATATGTGTGGGTATTCCGGCGAGTTATGCGCTTTCGAGGTTTAACATTCCCGGGAAAACGATTATTGATATACTTTTTGCATCGGTTATTGTATTACCGGCCTCTACCATTGGCTTATGTCTGATGGTGGCATTTCAGTATGAGCCAATATTAAAAATTCAACAAGCATTAGGATTTCGGGTAGTTCACAGCATCCCCAGCATTATTATTGCTCAGTTGGTGCTTGCGCTTGCTTTTGGGATTAAGGCATGGCGGGTTGCTTTCGATGATGTAAATCCGAGATATGAACACGTAGCACGCTCTTTAGGAAGCTCTCGCATGCGTACTTTCTGGAAGGTTATTTTGCCATTGGCGAAAGAAGGAATTCTTGCTGGTATAATCTTAGCATGGACGCGGGCGATGGCAGAATTTGGCGCAGTATTACTTTTTTCCAGCACTTTCCGAAACCGTGATGAAAGTCAGTTCTCTCATATAACAAAGTTTCTGGGGATAGACCGCGCGGATATACTTCCCGTGGGAATGTGGATGGAAATAGAAGGCGGTAATATTGAACAAGGCATAGCCATTGGTTTTGTTCTTGTGACCATTACTTTCATGTCAGTCTATGCACTGAATAAAATAAGCGGGAAAGGATTGCAAGCCAGAAAAATATGA
- a CDS encoding ATP-binding cassette domain-containing protein — translation MKHINLEVNTGEYFVLIGPTGCGKTVFIETLVGIRKPDSGEIWINNQNVTSQFPEERNVGYLPQDFALFPHMTVEENIAFGLKARRKEEKHIQLVISRLADSLNISHLLLRYTQGLSGGEK, via the coding sequence ATGAAGCATATCAATTTAGAGGTGAATACCGGTGAATATTTTGTATTGATTGGTCCGACAGGTTGTGGAAAAACAGTGTTCATAGAAACGTTGGTTGGTATTAGAAAACCGGATTCCGGAGAAATATGGATAAACAACCAAAATGTGACTTCTCAATTTCCGGAAGAACGGAATGTTGGTTATCTTCCTCAGGATTTTGCTCTTTTTCCTCATATGACCGTGGAAGAAAACATTGCCTTTGGTCTGAAGGCACGAAGAAAAGAGGAAAAACATATACAGTTAGTGATAAGCAGACTTGCTGATTCACTCAATATATCTCATTTATTATTGAGATATACCCAGGGACTCAGTGGCGGTGAAAAGTAA
- a CDS encoding DUF433 domain-containing protein gives MKYQKIITIEPGKRCGKPCIRGMRITVYDVLSYLAAGMTTQEILEDFPYLTKEDIQACLSYAADRERQLLITKS, from the coding sequence ATGAAATATCAAAAAATAATAACAATCGAACCTGGGAAACGGTGTGGTAAGCCGTGTATTCGTGGTATGCGCATCACGGTATATGACGTATTGTCATATTTGGCAGCCGGGATGACCACGCAAGAAATACTAGAAGATTTTCCCTACTTGACGAAGGAAGACATTCAGGCATGTTTGAGCTATGCTGCAGACCGTGAACGTCAGTTGCTGATAACGAAGTCATGA
- a CDS encoding DUF5615 family PIN-like protein — protein sequence MKFLFDQNLSPRLVEMLTDIFPNSTHVYLKGLDRTTDEEVWKWAQEHEFTIVTKDADFNELSILRGFPPKIIWIRAGNCTTVQIEELIRTHYETIQQLQEDPNAGILLLQ from the coding sequence ATGAAGTTCCTTTTCGACCAGAATCTATCGCCGAGATTGGTTGAGATGCTCACGGATATATTCCCGAATTCAACTCATGTATATTTAAAAGGACTTGATCGTACTACGGATGAAGAGGTCTGGAAATGGGCTCAGGAACATGAGTTTACCATTGTGACTAAAGATGCAGATTTCAATGAGTTAAGTATACTACGCGGCTTTCCTCCCAAAATAATTTGGATTAGAGCGGGTAATTGTACTACTGTCCAAATTGAGGAATTAATACGAACACATTACGAAACCATACAACAGCTACAAGAAGACCCTAATGCCGGGATTCTTTTACTGCAATAG
- a CDS encoding ZIP family metal transporter: MLIVWIILFSILGSIGSVGGAALILFISERLRSIITPCLISYATGTLLGAAFLGMLPHALGYARVTPILASVLAGILFFFLLEKLVIWRHCHVEGCEIHSSAGELILFGDAFHNFVDGIVIAAAFLTSFPLGVATAFAVIAHEVPQEIGDFAILLDSGYTKHKAFLYNFLSSIATLPGALIAYFYLKTAEYSIPYILAVSAASFIYIAVGDLIPKLHQKFDIKASMVQFLLLLAGIGTIFLFRNA; this comes from the coding sequence ATGCTCATAGTGTGGATTATACTATTCAGCATCCTCGGAAGCATAGGATCAGTTGGCGGGGCTGCACTCATCTTGTTTATCTCTGAAAGGTTGAGGAGTATCATAACTCCCTGTCTTATCAGTTATGCTACCGGTACACTGCTTGGCGCGGCCTTTCTCGGGATGCTGCCGCATGCCCTCGGTTACGCCCGTGTCACACCAATATTAGCATCGGTCCTTGCCGGCATACTGTTCTTCTTTCTGCTTGAAAAACTGGTTATCTGGCGTCATTGCCATGTTGAGGGCTGTGAAATACACAGTTCGGCAGGAGAACTCATTCTCTTTGGAGACGCCTTTCACAATTTTGTTGACGGCATTGTCATTGCCGCTGCATTTCTTACCTCTTTCCCCCTGGGAGTGGCAACCGCGTTTGCGGTAATCGCGCATGAAGTGCCACAGGAAATAGGAGATTTTGCGATCCTCCTTGACAGCGGATATACGAAGCACAAGGCATTCCTGTATAATTTTTTGTCATCCATTGCTACCCTGCCGGGTGCCTTAATTGCGTATTTCTATTTAAAAACTGCAGAATATAGTATCCCCTATATCCTTGCCGTCTCCGCTGCCAGTTTTATTTACATAGCAGTAGGAGACCTCATTCCAAAACTGCATCAAAAATTTGATATAAAAGCAAGTATGGTACAATTCCTGTTACTGCTTGCAGGAATTGGGACTATTTTCCTTTTCAGGAATGCATAA
- a CDS encoding DUF4160 domain-containing protein: MFFKDTDKHNLPHIHAGYQGEVAVYSVPDGNLLAGKIPFKKEKLVIAWIEIHQKDLLADWELAVNGKVPFKIKGLDQ; encoded by the coding sequence ATGTTTTTTAAGGATACCGATAAGCATAATCTGCCACACATTCATGCCGGATATCAAGGAGAAGTGGCTGTTTATTCTGTGCCTGATGGAAATTTACTAGCAGGAAAAATACCTTTCAAAAAGGAAAAACTCGTTATTGCCTGGATTGAAATTCATCAAAAAGATTTACTCGCCGATTGGGAACTTGCTGTTAATGGTAAAGTTCCATTTAAAATCAAAGGATTAGATCAATGA
- a CDS encoding DUF2442 domain-containing protein, which yields MVFTGIFDVSPYLELEAFTELKNQDAFRKVMNGKYFIEWDCGVDLSADTIDYRNLLELRNILNSLTSYWAVHFSMDEDVDLPPEEIVRNFNKEPKTWSTRFIIKELFFSRKNPDILFNYHKTTKNLTNENSTNIY from the coding sequence ATGGTATTTACAGGTATTTTTGATGTAAGTCCATATTTGGAACTTGAAGCTTTTACAGAATTGAAAAATCAAGACGCTTTCCGTAAAGTAATGAATGGTAAATACTTTATTGAGTGGGATTGTGGTGTTGATTTATCAGCTGACACTATTGATTATCGAAATTTATTAGAGTTAAGAAATATACTAAATAGTCTTACATCGTATTGGGCTGTCCATTTTAGCATGGACGAGGATGTTGATTTACCTCCAGAGGAAATAGTTCGTAATTTTAATAAAGAGCCGAAAACATGGAGTACAAGGTTTATTATTAAAGAATTGTTTTTTTCCCGGAAAAACCCAGATATCTTATTTAACTATCATAAAACTACAAAAAATCTAACAAATGAAAATTCAACGAATATATATTGA
- a CDS encoding DUF4258 domain-containing protein has protein sequence MNIENIINAIRNSRVKITDHADEESFDEYLTYEEIYSSMIQGEVIEDYPNDKPYPSCLILGKNFKGEPIHSVWAYNPENLWAILITVYRPNPERWIDWKVRVK, from the coding sequence ATGAATATAGAAAACATAATTAATGCAATTCGGAATAGTCGAGTAAAAATAACTGACCATGCGGATGAGGAATCATTTGATGAATACCTGACTTACGAAGAAATATATTCGTCAATGATTCAAGGTGAAGTGATTGAAGACTATCCAAACGATAAACCATATCCAAGTTGTTTGATTTTGGGTAAAAATTTTAAAGGCGAGCCAATCCATAGTGTCTGGGCTTATAATCCAGAAAATTTGTGGGCAATATTAATTACAGTCTATCGTCCAAATCCAGAACGATGGATTGATTGGAAAGTGAGGGTAAAATAA
- a CDS encoding YgiT-type zinc finger protein, which yields MKPFEKCPICGGNLENKQVEKLLRGGGNTVSMKVSADVCLHCGERLYAEDVVKSFEEIRGKLRKQEFSHFKTLGQSFTVEKNWPNKSIQPTA from the coding sequence ATGAAACCATTTGAAAAGTGCCCTATATGTGGTGGTAATCTAGAAAACAAACAAGTAGAAAAATTGCTTAGAGGTGGAGGTAATACGGTTTCTATGAAGGTCTCTGCTGATGTATGCCTTCATTGCGGAGAAAGGTTATATGCTGAAGATGTAGTCAAATCATTTGAAGAGATTCGAGGTAAACTACGAAAACAGGAATTTAGCCATTTCAAAACTCTTGGGCAGTCGTTTACTGTTGAAAAAAATTGGCCTAACAAGTCAATCCAGCCGACCGCATAA
- a CDS encoding type II toxin-antitoxin system RelE/ParE family toxin has translation MKIKILISAVKDLEKGRVFYEKQGEGLGDYFFDTLFSDIDSLALFGGIHRKVYGYHRLLSSRFPYAIYYKVENKKLVTVWRILDCRNDPKKIEAVLKKK, from the coding sequence ATGAAAATCAAAATCCTAATTTCTGCAGTAAAAGATTTAGAAAAAGGACGAGTGTTTTACGAGAAACAAGGGGAAGGGTTAGGAGATTATTTCTTTGACACATTATTTTCTGATATTGATTCCTTAGCACTTTTTGGAGGAATTCACAGAAAGGTTTACGGATATCATAGATTACTTTCCAGTCGGTTTCCTTATGCTATATATTATAAAGTAGAAAATAAAAAGCTTGTAACTGTATGGAGAATACTGGATTGCCGTAATGATCCAAAGAAAATTGAAGCTGTTTTAAAGAAGAAATAA
- a CDS encoding addiction module protein, with the protein MELLREIKRLSHTDKLKVMEALWKDLSSDEEKYDSPAWHENALKETETRMNNGVEEIVDWGIAKKNLRKKFE; encoded by the coding sequence ATGGAACTACTACGAGAAATTAAACGATTATCGCATACCGATAAACTAAAAGTAATGGAAGCTCTTTGGAAAGATTTAAGTAGTGATGAGGAAAAGTATGATTCTCCTGCATGGCATGAAAATGCTCTTAAGGAAACTGAAACCAGGATGAATAACGGTGTTGAAGAAATTGTGGATTGGGGTATTGCAAAAAAGAATCTCAGAAAGAAATTTGAATGA
- a CDS encoding DUF2283 domain-containing protein, producing the protein MEKEIKVWYDQEGDYLEVLFDRKEGFFKETENDAVMEKIDKDGEVIGFSILKMSALKEQKPISLILKPDYQKKAITNRST; encoded by the coding sequence ATGGAAAAAGAAATAAAAGTATGGTACGACCAAGAAGGGGATTACCTTGAAGTCTTGTTTGACAGAAAAGAAGGATTTTTTAAAGAAACTGAAAATGATGCTGTTATGGAAAAAATAGATAAGGATGGAGAAGTTATTGGTTTTTCAATATTGAAAATGAGCGCATTAAAGGAACAAAAACCTATTTCCTTAATTCTTAAACCTGATTATCAAAAAAAGGCCATAACAAATCGTTCTACATAA
- a CDS encoding reverse transcriptase domain-containing protein: MEQVLLAENMHKAWKQVKANKGASGVDNMSITEFPEFARNHWSRIREQLMEGSYKPLPVKRVEIPKPDGGKRPLGIPTVTDRVIQQAIAQVLTPVFDPGFSYSSYGFRPKRSAHDAVRKIREYIGQGYKYAVDIDLSKFFDMVNQDLLMQKVKICIKDKTLLRLINRYLKAEAQVNGKIEPTSQGVPQACLRATHRQRGPLSPILSNIVLDELDKELEKRGHRFVALLVFMVYGHPHIKYIV, translated from the coding sequence GTGGAACAGGTGTTACTGGCAGAGAACATGCATAAAGCATGGAAACAGGTCAAGGCAAACAAAGGAGCCTCTGGCGTGGACAATATGTCCATAACGGAGTTTCCTGAATTTGCACGAAACCACTGGAGCCGCATCCGTGAACAACTGATGGAAGGGAGCTATAAGCCTTTACCGGTTAAAAGGGTAGAGATACCGAAACCCGATGGAGGGAAGCGACCTCTTGGTATTCCAACAGTCACTGACCGTGTAATTCAGCAGGCAATTGCCCAAGTCCTTACCCCTGTATTTGATCCGGGATTTTCCTACTCAAGTTATGGGTTCAGACCAAAGCGATCTGCTCATGATGCGGTGAGAAAGATACGTGAATATATCGGGCAGGGTTACAAGTATGCCGTGGATATTGACCTGTCGAAGTTCTTCGACATGGTCAACCAAGATCTCTTGATGCAGAAGGTAAAGATCTGTATCAAGGACAAGACCCTGTTGAGATTGATCAACCGCTATCTGAAAGCCGAAGCTCAAGTTAATGGGAAGATTGAACCTACCTCTCAAGGAGTACCTCAGGCTTGTCTGCGTGCAACGCACAGGCAGAGAGGTCCGTTATCACCCATTTTATCCAATATTGTTCTTGATGAATTGGATAAAGAGCTTGAAAAGCGTGGGCACAGATTTGTGGCACTTCTTGTTTTTATGGTTTACGGTCATCCACATATCAAATACATAGTGTAA
- a CDS encoding reverse transcriptase domain-containing protein, which produces MLGAPTVIDRIAQMTIKLAFEPWVEPYFLVDSYGYRPNKSALDAVGVTRQRCWHYDWVIEYDIKGLFDNIDHELLMKAVRKHTDNKWILLYIERWLKATIQIPGGKIVNRSCGVPQGGVISPVLSNVFLHYVFDMWMTVNHKNKKCHKSVPTLFKLFIQFIKNNIG; this is translated from the coding sequence ATGCTTGGTGCTCCAACGGTAATTGACAGAATAGCCCAGATGACAATTAAACTTGCATTTGAACCCTGGGTAGAGCCATACTTTTTGGTAGATTCATATGGATATCGCCCAAACAAGTCTGCATTGGATGCAGTAGGGGTAACACGGCAAAGATGCTGGCACTATGATTGGGTGATAGAGTATGACATCAAAGGTTTATTTGACAACATAGACCACGAATTGCTTATGAAGGCAGTCAGAAAGCATACAGATAATAAGTGGATACTACTTTACATTGAACGCTGGTTAAAAGCAACGATACAAATACCAGGTGGAAAGATTGTCAACCGTTCATGCGGAGTACCGCAGGGAGGAGTGATAAGTCCGGTTCTCAGTAATGTATTTTTACACTATGTATTTGATATGTGGATGACCGTAAACCATAAAAACAAGAAGTGCCACAAATCTGTGCCCACGCTTTTCAAGCTCTTTATCCAATTCATCAAGAACAATATTGGATAA
- the sucD gene encoding succinate--CoA ligase subunit alpha: MGILIHRETRVVCQGITGHAGSFHTRQMLEYGTKIVAGVTPGKGGSTRHDIPVFDTVLQAVENTGADTSVLFVPATLAADAIMEAAEAGIELIVCITEGIPTLDMVKVKKYLFGKKARLIGPNCPGIITPGACKVGIMPGYVHKPGHVGVVSRSGTLTYEAVWQLTQRGIGQSSCVGVGGDPITGTDFVDILRLFQEDKETQAIVLIGEIGGTAEEDAALVIQNEITKPIYGFIAGRTAPQGKRMGHAGAIIAGNKGAAGTKIEALKTAQVAIIESPADIGETVAKGLSR, from the coding sequence ATGGGTATTCTAATACACAGAGAGACCAGGGTAGTTTGTCAGGGTATTACCGGTCATGCGGGAAGTTTTCATACCAGACAAATGCTGGAATATGGCACCAAAATTGTTGCGGGCGTTACACCGGGAAAAGGCGGTTCCACCCGGCATGATATTCCCGTTTTTGACACGGTGCTTCAAGCGGTGGAAAATACCGGCGCTGACACCTCGGTACTATTTGTGCCCGCGACTCTTGCCGCTGATGCGATCATGGAAGCCGCGGAAGCGGGAATTGAATTGATCGTATGCATTACCGAGGGCATTCCAACACTGGATATGGTAAAGGTCAAAAAATACCTTTTCGGGAAAAAAGCCCGGCTTATCGGACCCAATTGTCCCGGCATTATTACCCCCGGCGCATGCAAGGTCGGCATCATGCCAGGATATGTCCACAAACCTGGTCACGTGGGAGTTGTCTCACGCAGCGGCACATTAACCTATGAGGCCGTCTGGCAACTGACGCAACGAGGTATAGGGCAATCATCCTGTGTGGGAGTGGGGGGTGATCCTATTACAGGAACGGATTTCGTAGACATACTCAGACTATTCCAGGAGGACAAGGAAACACAGGCTATCGTTTTAATCGGAGAAATCGGAGGCACGGCAGAAGAAGATGCGGCCTTGGTGATACAAAATGAAATAACAAAACCCATATATGGATTCATTGCAGGCAGGACGGCGCCGCAAGGAAAACGCATGGGACATGCCGGAGCAATCATTGCCGGAAATAAAGGGGCGGCAGGAACAAAAATCGAAGCGTTGAAAACGGCTCAGGTTGCCATCATAGAAAGCCCCGCGGATATCGGGGAAACCGTTGCAAAAGGCCTTTCCCGATAA
- the sucC gene encoding ADP-forming succinate--CoA ligase subunit beta, translating to MKVYEFQAKNILKTYDICVPQGKAISSPDNARELFRDIGGDRCIIKAQILAGGRGKSGGVRFANTPLEAQTRAADMLGSYLITRQTGHEGIEVKYVLIEEAVSPQRELYLAITIDRALHSPVLVACADGGIEIEEVAGRTPGKIVTELIDVFFGVHAFQARRIASKLQIHGALATKFSELIGNVFRAFILNDCSLLEINPLAITKGGEFCALDAKMDIDDNALYRHQEGKQFLSNEELSPPEALAKEYKLSYIDLKGTIGCLVNGAGLAMATMDIIKLHGGEPANFLDVGGDASVEQVTQACKIIVSDPKVKVILINIFGGIMKCDIVAEGIIHAMNETGAQTPLFIRLEGTNVDLARKILANSGLKIIPAKDMKDAAALAVSGTVHT from the coding sequence TTGAAAGTTTATGAATTTCAAGCAAAAAATATACTGAAAACATATGACATCTGTGTACCTCAGGGCAAAGCAATTTCTTCCCCAGACAATGCCCGTGAACTGTTTAGAGATATCGGCGGTGACCGATGTATTATAAAAGCACAGATACTCGCAGGCGGAAGGGGTAAGAGCGGAGGTGTCCGATTTGCCAATACACCTTTAGAAGCACAGACACGCGCTGCCGATATGCTCGGTTCATATCTCATAACACGCCAAACCGGCCACGAAGGAATAGAAGTGAAATACGTGCTGATAGAAGAGGCAGTTTCTCCGCAAAGAGAGCTGTATCTCGCGATAACAATTGATCGGGCTCTTCATTCCCCAGTACTTGTCGCCTGTGCTGATGGGGGTATTGAAATAGAAGAAGTCGCCGGAAGAACGCCCGGTAAAATTGTTACAGAGCTGATTGATGTGTTTTTTGGGGTCCATGCGTTTCAGGCCCGTCGTATCGCTTCGAAATTACAGATTCATGGGGCCCTTGCTACAAAATTCAGTGAACTCATCGGGAATGTATTTCGTGCCTTTATTCTTAACGATTGCTCTCTCCTGGAAATTAATCCCCTGGCAATAACAAAAGGAGGTGAATTCTGCGCATTAGATGCAAAAATGGATATTGATGATAATGCCTTGTATCGTCACCAGGAAGGTAAGCAGTTTCTTTCCAATGAGGAATTATCCCCTCCGGAAGCCCTGGCAAAGGAGTACAAGTTAAGCTACATTGACCTGAAAGGAACTATTGGTTGTCTGGTGAACGGGGCGGGCCTTGCCATGGCGACAATGGATATTATTAAACTTCATGGCGGAGAACCGGCCAATTTTTTAGACGTAGGTGGTGATGCTTCGGTAGAACAGGTGACCCAGGCGTGTAAAATCATAGTGTCCGACCCTAAAGTAAAAGTGATACTCATCAACATCTTCGGGGGAATTATGAAATGCGATATCGTTGCTGAAGGCATTATTCATGCCATGAACGAAACAGGCGCTCAAACCCCTTTGTTTATACGCCTTGAGGGAACAAACGTTGATCTTGCCAGGAAAATCCTTGCTAATTCAGGCCTGAAAATTATTCCGGCGAAAGACATGAAGGACGCCGCGGCCCTGGCTGTTTCCGGGACCGTACATACATAG
- a CDS encoding 2-isopropylmalate synthase has product MLRFNNKHNTLEPEEHYFRVNDVAQPDLFRDIYPYDKIPKIPFNYRLTPMNMPAEIWITDTTFRDGQQSRPPYTVQQIVDLYDLIHKLGGKKGLIRQCEFFLYNEKDKEAVRKCMERGYDYPEVTGWIRAVKSDFKLAKEMGLKETGILCSASDYHIFLKLKKTRKQAMEMYLDIVRAALDEGIIPRCHFEDITRADLYGFVIPFAKELMKLSCESNTPIKIRACDTMGMGVSYPGAAVPRSVPGIIYGLTHFADVPSEYLEWHGHNDLYLAVSNATAAWLYGCGTINGTLLGLGERTGNTPIEALVIEYLALRGDDDLVDTTVITEIADYYRNEIGYEIPPNQPLVGSEFNVTRAGIHSDGLLKNEEIYNIFDTAKLLNRPIGVSVTDKSGIAGIIQWVDIYFGLKEGKKIPKDNEGVSRIKDWIDEQYANGRITSISDKEMVEQVRLHLKDHVDLTT; this is encoded by the coding sequence ATGTTACGATTTAATAATAAACACAATACGTTAGAACCAGAAGAACATTATTTTCGGGTAAACGATGTGGCACAACCCGATCTCTTCAGAGATATTTATCCCTATGATAAAATACCAAAAATCCCCTTCAACTACCGGTTAACTCCGATGAATATGCCGGCAGAGATTTGGATTACCGATACAACGTTCAGGGATGGCCAACAGTCCCGTCCTCCTTATACCGTGCAACAGATTGTGGATCTTTATGATTTGATACATAAACTTGGCGGCAAAAAAGGCCTCATTCGTCAGTGCGAATTTTTCCTGTATAACGAAAAAGACAAGGAAGCGGTGAGGAAATGCATGGAACGCGGATATGACTATCCGGAAGTAACGGGATGGATTCGAGCCGTTAAGAGCGACTTTAAACTGGCAAAAGAAATGGGACTTAAAGAAACAGGTATTTTATGCTCCGCATCGGATTACCATATTTTTTTAAAGTTAAAGAAAACAAGAAAACAGGCAATGGAGATGTACCTGGATATCGTACGCGCGGCGCTGGACGAGGGTATAATTCCCCGGTGTCACTTTGAAGACATTACAAGGGCGGACCTTTACGGGTTTGTCATTCCTTTTGCAAAGGAACTGATGAAGTTGTCCTGTGAGAGCAATACCCCCATAAAAATCCGCGCATGCGACACCATGGGTATGGGTGTCAGTTATCCTGGAGCTGCTGTGCCGCGCAGTGTTCCCGGCATCATTTACGGACTTACCCACTTTGCGGATGTTCCTTCCGAATATCTGGAATGGCACGGACATAATGATTTATACCTGGCGGTAAGCAATGCCACTGCTGCATGGCTTTACGGATGCGGCACGATTAACGGCACGCTCCTGGGTCTGGGAGAACGAACGGGCAATACACCAATTGAAGCGCTTGTTATTGAATATCTTGCCTTGCGGGGAGACGACGATCTCGTGGATACAACGGTAATTACCGAAATTGCAGATTATTACAGAAATGAAATCGGATATGAGATTCCCCCCAATCAGCCACTGGTAGGATCCGAGTTTAATGTGACCCGCGCGGGCATACATTCGGACGGACTCTTAAAAAACGAAGAAATCTATAATATATTTGACACCGCAAAACTGCTCAACAGGCCCATAGGGGTTTCCGTAACGGACAAGTCCGGTATAGCTGGAATTATCCAGTGGGTTGATATCTATTTCGGATTGAAAGAAGGAAAAAAAATCCCTAAGGACAATGAAGGCGTATCAAGAATAAAGGACTGGATTGATGAACAATATGCTAACGGGCGCATAACATCCATTTCGGATAAAGAAATGGTTGAGCAGGTACGCCTTCACTTGAAGGATCATGTGGACTTAACTACATAA
- a CDS encoding YceI family protein gives MPLKPGTHHITAGSGRIFIYTFKEGFLSAVAHDLLLEAKNFTVSLNIPPEGAGISNVEAEIHANSLKVLCAMKDGNQCYDTLKEKDRKEIEEAIIKDVLHPGKYPTVKFCSTKGIEGKVGALVKGELTLHGTTHPIEFPVTSASEGHISGKFVVKQKEYGIKPYKALLGTLKVKNEVEIDFELTLPGV, from the coding sequence ATGCCTTTGAAGCCAGGGACACACCATATAACAGCCGGTTCCGGGAGAATCTTTATCTATACCTTTAAAGAAGGATTTCTCAGCGCCGTTGCGCATGATCTTCTGCTGGAAGCAAAAAATTTTACCGTAAGCCTGAATATCCCTCCTGAAGGGGCCGGTATCTCTAACGTGGAGGCGGAAATTCACGCAAATTCACTCAAAGTACTCTGCGCGATGAAGGATGGGAATCAGTGTTATGATACGTTGAAAGAGAAGGACAGAAAGGAAATTGAAGAGGCGATAATCAAGGATGTGCTTCATCCCGGCAAATACCCTACGGTGAAATTTTGTTCTACAAAGGGTATTGAGGGAAAAGTGGGCGCTCTCGTAAAAGGAGAACTTACCCTGCATGGAACTACGCATCCCATAGAATTTCCGGTCACCAGCGCTTCAGAGGGGCATATTTCCGGAAAGTTTGTTGTAAAGCAAAAAGAGTATGGGATAAAACCCTATAAGGCTCTGTTGGGGACCTTAAAAGTAAAAAATGAAGTAGAGATTGATTTTGAGTTGACATTGCCCGGGGTTTAA